The following are from one region of the Rosistilla carotiformis genome:
- a CDS encoding FliA/WhiG family RNA polymerase sigma factor: MATKTAAELEEIQEIWDQYKANPEVRDEYLRNRLVENYMPLVRYNGERIWQRLPEGVELDDLISAGIFGLLDAIDAFDRSRGVKFETYCVPRIRGAMLDELRSMDWVPRLVRSKASKLNEANKKLNEKHGRAPTVQELSEFMQITVPEVEKWQQEANAVGLVSLNKKWYETDSYKDVREIDVLEDKKGEDPTRRVQKNDLMRLVTKGLNRNERLIIILYYYEELTMKEIGATLDLSESRVSQMHSSIVARLQQQLGPRRVEFGA, from the coding sequence ATGGCAACGAAGACGGCAGCTGAATTAGAAGAAATCCAAGAGATTTGGGATCAATATAAAGCGAATCCAGAGGTTCGCGATGAGTACCTGCGCAATCGGCTGGTCGAAAACTACATGCCTTTGGTTCGCTATAACGGCGAACGCATCTGGCAGCGGTTGCCCGAAGGCGTGGAACTCGACGACCTGATCAGCGCAGGAATCTTCGGCTTGCTGGACGCGATCGATGCGTTCGACCGCTCCCGCGGTGTCAAGTTTGAAACCTACTGCGTTCCGCGGATTCGTGGGGCGATGCTCGACGAACTGCGATCGATGGACTGGGTTCCGCGTTTGGTTCGCAGCAAGGCGAGCAAGCTGAACGAAGCGAACAAGAAACTGAACGAGAAGCACGGTCGTGCTCCTACCGTTCAAGAACTGTCGGAATTCATGCAGATCACCGTTCCCGAAGTGGAAAAGTGGCAGCAGGAAGCCAACGCCGTCGGTTTGGTCAGCCTGAACAAGAAATGGTACGAAACCGATAGCTACAAAGACGTTCGCGAAATCGACGTCCTGGAAGACAAAAAGGGTGAAGACCCCACGCGCCGCGTTCAAAAGAACGACCTGATGCGTCTGGTTACGAAAGGCCTCAATCGCAATGAGCGTCTGATCATCATCCTGTACTATTACGAAGAACTGACGATGAAGGAGATCGGTGCCACGTTGGACCTTTCCGAAAGTCGCGTCAGTCAGATGCACAGCAGCATTGTTGCCCGCCTACAGCAACAATTGGGACCACGCCGCGTCGAGTTCGGCGCCTAG
- the flhF gene encoding flagellar biosynthesis protein FlhF: protein MHIRTFQAPTLQEALAEIRRQMGSDATVLHTRDVHRGMFGLLGKSHVEVTAGLKPKPVHPPRASQPPVPSASEAPQTGKPVAERSSPEVRHLTEQVSRLSKVVQALEHAHSVKQTPVTAVPEVRSPDARVAKALNDHGIDRSNADWIASQIAIDDATSDENLLPVLRQRLRKRYRTTGPIDVPRDSQRIVALVGPTGVGKTTTIAKLAAGFRLLEKRSVGLITIDTFRIAAVDQLHKYAQVMQLPMEVVAGADEMRAAMQRLRDVDLILIDTVGRSPRDHQQLEITRKLLAHAKPHETHLVLSATSSRSAIESAIQNFAVLDPTAVIISKLDEVERQPDLICFSDAGVPPISYVTTGQNVPDDIDLPQPSRLIELALDGGRHPSSEPAFIDDSKRPERRERASDTREATANSAAEKSTAPRNLLLPSN, encoded by the coding sequence ATGCACATCCGTACTTTTCAAGCACCGACGCTGCAAGAGGCGCTCGCCGAGATCCGTCGTCAGATGGGTAGCGATGCGACCGTGCTGCACACGCGCGACGTTCATCGCGGGATGTTTGGGTTGCTGGGAAAGTCGCACGTTGAAGTCACCGCCGGATTAAAACCCAAACCGGTCCACCCACCTCGAGCGTCCCAACCTCCAGTCCCCTCAGCGAGCGAAGCACCGCAAACAGGCAAGCCCGTAGCGGAACGCTCCTCGCCTGAAGTGCGGCACTTGACCGAACAGGTCAGTCGGTTGTCCAAAGTCGTCCAAGCGTTGGAGCACGCGCACTCAGTAAAACAGACGCCCGTCACCGCGGTCCCGGAAGTCCGCAGCCCCGACGCGCGGGTCGCCAAGGCCTTGAACGATCACGGTATCGATCGCTCCAACGCCGATTGGATCGCCAGTCAAATCGCGATCGATGACGCCACGAGCGACGAAAATCTTTTGCCCGTGCTGCGGCAACGCCTTCGCAAACGCTACCGCACCACCGGCCCCATCGATGTTCCGCGCGATTCCCAACGCATTGTCGCGTTGGTTGGTCCGACGGGTGTCGGGAAAACGACCACGATCGCAAAACTAGCCGCTGGTTTCCGTCTGTTGGAGAAACGGTCGGTCGGTCTGATCACGATCGACACGTTCCGAATCGCGGCGGTCGATCAACTGCATAAATATGCTCAAGTGATGCAACTGCCGATGGAAGTTGTCGCCGGTGCCGATGAGATGCGGGCGGCGATGCAACGTCTACGCGATGTCGATCTGATTTTGATCGACACCGTCGGCCGCAGCCCACGTGATCATCAACAATTGGAAATCACTCGAAAATTGTTGGCACACGCCAAGCCACACGAAACCCATCTGGTCCTTTCGGCCACTTCATCGCGATCGGCAATCGAATCGGCGATACAGAATTTTGCGGTGCTGGATCCGACGGCGGTGATCATTTCCAAACTGGATGAAGTGGAACGGCAGCCCGACCTAATATGTTTCTCCGATGCGGGCGTGCCACCGATCAGCTATGTCACGACCGGACAGAACGTCCCCGACGACATCGATCTGCCGCAACCAAGTCGTTTGATCGAATTAGCGCTCGATGGCGGCCGGCACCCGTCTTCGGAACCCGCATTCATCGACGATTCCAAACGGCCCGAGCGGCGTGAACGCGCATCGGACACGAGGGAAGCGACCGCGAATTCGGCGGCGGAAAAGTCGACGGCACCGCGCAATTTGCTCTTGCCATCAAACTAG
- the flhA gene encoding flagellar biosynthesis protein FlhA, protein MGFNETHARDRLIMNLLLRYRDLILPLGIIGSLVVILVPLPPGLMDILLSANITVAVIVLLTTVYVPSPLEFSVFPSLLLATTLARLVLNVATTRLILTGAGDRQMEAAGGVIQSFGEFVSGDRVEVGLIIFVIIVVIQFVVITKGSTRISEVAARFALDGMPGKQMSIDADLSAGIIDEKEAQQRRLDVTNQADFYGAMDGANKFVRGDAIAGIIITVINVIGGLYVGIVQAGMSLADAAALFTKLTIGDGLVSQVPALLISLAAALLVTRSTQKSNLPVEFLTQLFSNPRVLTVAGAFLFIMLMTNLPTLPMATIGLGCIGLAVVMNRTAVNKEQRQQQQSADEAAAKAAPEEPRVEDRLAIDPMEVNLGLELIPLASPAKGGDLMDRISGIRNQIASDIGIILPKVRVRDNRNMPDYKYEIRIAGNPVAQGMVQPGHLLAMEQGTTTGAIEGQPTRDPMYNQPAVWIDPTRREQAMIYGYRIAEPGSVITTHLKMIAKRYAEELLSRDATKHLIDELKTSSPTVVDELIPGVMKLAEVQQVLQMLLREDIPIRQLSTILETLGDYASKTKDPIWLTEYVRHRLARTISTRYRDEHDRLHVVTMDPALEDRIAAGIEHTDRGLFIRMSPAAVEITCSRLGDELKKLTAAGHPPVVLVSPRIRPGLRQLTNSSLPRIHILSYNEITQDTAIESIGLVTDPPAKEPPVNPKPKG, encoded by the coding sequence ATGGGTTTCAACGAAACCCACGCTCGCGATCGTTTGATCATGAACCTGCTGCTTCGCTACCGAGATCTCATCCTGCCGCTGGGCATCATTGGCTCATTGGTAGTCATTCTGGTTCCGTTGCCACCGGGGCTGATGGATATTTTGCTGTCAGCAAACATCACCGTGGCGGTGATCGTGTTGCTGACGACGGTTTATGTCCCCAGCCCGCTGGAATTCAGCGTCTTCCCCTCCCTTCTTCTGGCGACAACCCTTGCCCGTCTGGTGCTCAATGTCGCCACCACGCGTCTGATCCTGACGGGAGCGGGCGATCGGCAGATGGAAGCTGCCGGGGGAGTGATCCAGAGTTTCGGCGAGTTCGTTTCGGGGGACCGCGTGGAAGTCGGTCTGATCATTTTTGTGATCATTGTCGTTATCCAGTTTGTCGTGATCACCAAAGGTTCGACGCGGATCAGTGAAGTCGCCGCCCGTTTCGCATTGGACGGGATGCCAGGTAAACAGATGTCAATTGACGCCGATCTGAGTGCAGGGATCATCGACGAAAAAGAAGCCCAACAACGCCGGCTGGACGTCACCAATCAGGCCGATTTCTATGGAGCCATGGACGGTGCAAATAAGTTCGTCCGCGGCGATGCGATCGCCGGTATTATCATTACCGTGATCAACGTAATCGGCGGCCTGTATGTCGGTATCGTGCAAGCGGGCATGAGCCTGGCCGATGCCGCAGCTCTCTTTACGAAACTGACAATCGGTGACGGCTTGGTCAGCCAGGTGCCCGCGCTTTTGATCTCATTGGCCGCCGCGTTGTTGGTCACGCGAAGCACGCAAAAATCGAATCTACCTGTCGAATTCCTAACCCAACTGTTCAGCAATCCTCGCGTTTTGACCGTTGCTGGCGCGTTCCTGTTCATCATGTTGATGACCAATCTGCCGACCCTGCCAATGGCCACGATCGGGCTTGGATGCATTGGATTGGCCGTGGTGATGAATCGAACGGCCGTCAACAAGGAGCAACGGCAACAGCAGCAATCGGCCGACGAAGCCGCCGCCAAGGCGGCTCCCGAAGAGCCACGCGTCGAAGATCGCTTGGCGATCGATCCGATGGAGGTCAATCTGGGACTGGAGCTGATCCCGCTGGCCAGCCCCGCCAAGGGAGGCGATCTCATGGATCGGATCAGCGGAATCCGTAATCAGATTGCGTCCGACATCGGCATCATCCTGCCCAAGGTCCGGGTCCGCGACAATCGCAACATGCCCGACTACAAATATGAGATCCGCATCGCGGGCAATCCCGTCGCCCAGGGGATGGTCCAACCAGGACACCTGCTGGCGATGGAGCAAGGTACAACCACCGGAGCGATCGAAGGCCAACCGACCCGCGATCCAATGTACAACCAGCCCGCCGTCTGGATCGATCCGACGCGCCGCGAACAGGCGATGATCTACGGCTACCGGATCGCCGAACCGGGAAGCGTGATCACCACGCATCTGAAGATGATCGCCAAGCGATACGCCGAAGAATTGCTCTCACGCGACGCGACCAAACATCTGATCGACGAACTGAAAACGTCATCCCCCACGGTCGTTGACGAATTGATTCCCGGCGTGATGAAACTTGCCGAGGTGCAACAGGTGCTGCAGATGTTGCTCCGCGAAGACATTCCGATTCGTCAGCTTTCCACGATCCTGGAAACGCTGGGCGATTACGCGTCCAAAACCAAAGACCCCATCTGGTTGACCGAATACGTCCGTCATCGCCTGGCACGTACGATCAGCACCCGCTATCGCGACGAACACGACCGTCTGCATGTCGTGACGATGGATCCCGCCTTGGAAGATCGCATCGCCGCAGGCATCGAACACACCGATCGTGGCCTGTTCATTCGGATGTCTCCGGCTGCCGTCGAGATCACATGCAGTCGACTGGGGGATGAATTGAAAAAGCTGACCGCGGCCGGGCACCCTCCCGTCGTCTTAGTCAGCCCGCGGATTCGGCCCGGTTTGCGACAATTGACAAATTCGTCGTTGCCTCGAATCCATATCCTTTCGTACAACGAGATCACCCAGGACACCGCGATCGAATCGATCGGACTGGTTACCGATCCTCCCGCGAAAGAACCGCCGGTCAATCCAAAGCCCAAGGGCTAG
- a CDS encoding serine/threonine protein kinase encodes MSARINALALHPKRVVSEHTQRMAQAFLDSLCQVDDTNNFPDGEQGSTVSVPRNLASQKIFDGPLLQVLQPGSQFGMFTIQAPLGSGGVAHVYHATDSANQDFALKVPRIVSPWVNDLMDREFRLIRRIADPRIVQARSLHAVGDVHVLAQEMISGSSIDRWVRQGVPVGQLPSLDRVYEAITQLAEVLDVLHKQNYMHRDIKPNNILVDDSGQLKLIDFGLATRIRTLGNWNNPELQLGTFRYLAPEIALTCCQTTASDIYSFGRVLFYLLAGRLPCIDLPTQPDWTDARIAEQLTQQLPFGTPSDLVNLCIGTNAFDPDQRPSAESILEYLSPDAATNRPAAPASEDGLQSQLRRCVKASSAKSGLVVMALQETSEASLGDAMVALSGDENYLVLKGQTCTDEHFSHRAINPIVSELGQWLQNLDPCLRSEWPLLQDSPAIAQWPILGILASSHTRFAQATSLNGARETGLSDLAWLFQTLADDRTIVLCIEHLQHADAASWQFLRELQAVAQNDRVLIFASVDADDESAMSQVRSMVDAENIHAF; translated from the coding sequence ATGTCCGCACGAATCAATGCACTGGCGTTACATCCCAAACGGGTTGTTTCCGAGCACACGCAGCGCATGGCGCAAGCTTTTCTCGATAGCCTGTGCCAGGTTGATGACACCAACAACTTTCCCGATGGGGAGCAAGGCTCCACCGTTTCGGTTCCGCGGAATCTTGCCAGCCAAAAGATCTTCGACGGGCCTTTGTTGCAAGTGCTTCAACCCGGATCGCAGTTTGGGATGTTCACAATCCAAGCGCCGCTGGGAAGCGGAGGGGTGGCGCATGTCTATCACGCAACCGATTCGGCGAATCAAGATTTTGCGCTCAAGGTTCCTCGGATTGTCAGTCCTTGGGTCAACGACCTGATGGATCGCGAGTTCCGTTTGATTCGCAGGATCGCCGATCCACGCATCGTGCAAGCACGCTCGTTGCATGCGGTGGGCGATGTCCACGTGCTGGCGCAGGAGATGATTTCGGGGTCCTCCATCGATCGCTGGGTTCGACAAGGCGTTCCGGTGGGGCAATTGCCATCGCTGGACCGCGTCTATGAAGCGATCACCCAACTGGCTGAGGTGCTCGATGTCCTGCACAAACAGAACTACATGCATCGCGATATCAAACCGAACAACATCCTGGTCGATGACTCCGGACAATTGAAGCTGATCGATTTTGGACTGGCCACGCGAATTCGAACACTGGGCAATTGGAACAATCCCGAATTGCAACTGGGGACCTTCCGTTACCTGGCCCCCGAAATTGCGCTGACCTGCTGTCAAACAACGGCGTCGGACATCTACAGTTTCGGCCGTGTTCTGTTCTATCTGCTGGCGGGGCGTTTGCCTTGTATCGATCTTCCGACCCAACCCGATTGGACCGACGCTCGAATCGCCGAACAGCTGACGCAACAGTTGCCCTTCGGAACGCCAAGCGACTTGGTCAATCTGTGCATTGGAACCAACGCTTTCGATCCCGACCAACGCCCTTCGGCGGAATCGATTCTCGAATATTTGAGTCCCGACGCGGCGACGAACCGACCCGCTGCGCCCGCATCCGAGGATGGTTTGCAAAGCCAGCTGCGTCGGTGTGTCAAAGCGAGTTCGGCGAAAAGCGGCTTGGTCGTGATGGCGCTTCAAGAGACCTCGGAAGCCTCGTTGGGAGACGCGATGGTCGCGCTTTCAGGAGACGAAAACTACCTTGTGCTCAAAGGGCAGACCTGCACCGACGAGCATTTTTCTCATCGTGCGATCAATCCGATCGTCAGCGAACTGGGGCAATGGTTGCAAAACCTGGATCCTTGCTTGCGCAGCGAATGGCCGTTGCTGCAAGATTCCCCCGCAATCGCCCAATGGCCGATTTTGGGGATCCTCGCGTCATCTCACACGCGTTTCGCTCAGGCCACCTCTCTCAACGGGGCGAGAGAGACTGGCCTGAGCGATTTAGCGTGGCTCTTCCAAACCCTGGCAGACGACCGCACGATCGTTCTGTGCATCGAACACTTGCAGCATGCTGACGCGGCGAGTTGGCAGTTCTTGCGAGAATTGCAAGCCGTCGCTCAAAACGACCGCGTGCTGATCTTTGCGTCGGTGGATGCCGACGATGAATCGGCGATGAGCCAAGTGCGTTCGATGGTAGATGCTGAGAACATCCACGCGTTCTAG
- a CDS encoding TolC family protein — translation MIDHHSTCVTQSHPPTAHRQMLVWGWAIVTIALCAAGCRTLEQTPQTICNDTTAVDAVMCRVDSGNAGSVASTEDQRPLTLEDFQSGSEIHYWELTLEEAISTALTNTQVLRDLGATILRSPDLMMTEQSRPLQQTDPRFGMEGALSAFDAQLDILATFQNNDRRFNNRFFGGGSNVFTQDRHDYIAQLSKRSATGAEFALRSISDYDANNATGNITPSAWQQQFEGEVRQPLLQGGGLTFNRIAGPGSVPGVYNGVLIAKVNSDINDLEFELALRRFVSDVTNAYWDLYFAYRDFDAKHFALEKSRETWLNYEAQKVANRRSGAAEALAREQFFRFQSELQDAIAGKATQRTESGSGTQGGVFAGVGGVQAAERKLRLMIGLPQRGEQLLRPSDEPIAAPIRFDWDSIAAEALRDRAELRKQRMVVERRRLEWIAAKNFLLPQLDMIGRYRYRGLDKNWIGDDSAFRDLGSGNFQEWEAGFELSLPVGFRQAHAAVQNARLHLAREQAVLTEQSRRVTHDLAAMVAEADRAFQQTQTNMNRFLAAADAVEALEANRRAGLPVNLEQLLDAQRRLSDAQTLYFTAKTEYAIALKNIEFEKGSLLRSSRLYLASNQ, via the coding sequence ATGATTGATCACCATTCAACCTGCGTCACACAATCGCACCCCCCGACGGCACACCGGCAAATGCTGGTGTGGGGCTGGGCGATTGTCACGATCGCGCTTTGCGCCGCAGGTTGTCGCACCTTGGAACAAACGCCGCAGACCATTTGTAACGATACCACGGCCGTCGATGCTGTGATGTGTCGGGTCGATTCGGGAAATGCTGGCAGCGTGGCGAGCACCGAAGATCAGCGGCCGTTGACGCTGGAAGACTTTCAATCGGGCAGCGAGATCCACTATTGGGAGCTCACGCTGGAAGAAGCGATATCGACCGCGCTGACCAACACCCAGGTGTTGCGCGATCTGGGAGCGACGATTCTGCGGTCGCCCGATCTGATGATGACCGAACAGAGCCGGCCTCTGCAGCAGACCGATCCACGCTTTGGAATGGAAGGGGCACTCAGCGCCTTCGACGCGCAACTTGATATTTTGGCGACCTTTCAGAACAACGACCGTCGCTTTAACAACCGCTTTTTCGGAGGCGGATCGAACGTCTTCACGCAAGATCGCCACGACTACATTGCTCAATTGAGCAAGCGAAGCGCCACCGGTGCCGAATTCGCACTCCGTAGCATCAGCGACTACGACGCCAACAACGCGACGGGCAACATCACCCCCAGCGCGTGGCAGCAACAATTCGAAGGGGAGGTCCGACAGCCGCTGCTACAAGGTGGCGGTTTAACCTTCAATCGCATCGCCGGTCCCGGCAGCGTACCGGGCGTCTATAACGGTGTTTTGATCGCCAAAGTCAACAGCGATATCAACGACTTAGAATTTGAATTAGCGTTGCGTCGGTTTGTCAGCGACGTCACCAATGCCTATTGGGACTTGTACTTCGCCTATCGCGACTTCGACGCCAAGCACTTTGCTTTGGAAAAGAGTCGTGAAACGTGGTTGAACTACGAGGCGCAGAAAGTCGCCAACCGGCGTTCAGGTGCCGCCGAAGCGCTCGCTCGCGAACAATTCTTCCGCTTTCAATCCGAACTGCAGGATGCGATCGCAGGCAAAGCGACTCAGCGAACCGAATCGGGCAGCGGAACTCAGGGGGGCGTGTTTGCTGGCGTCGGAGGTGTCCAAGCTGCCGAACGTAAACTACGGCTAATGATTGGGCTGCCGCAGCGTGGCGAACAATTGCTGCGCCCCAGCGATGAACCGATCGCAGCACCGATCCGATTCGATTGGGACTCGATCGCCGCCGAGGCCTTACGCGATCGCGCTGAACTGAGAAAACAGCGGATGGTGGTCGAACGACGCCGCTTGGAATGGATCGCCGCCAAAAACTTCCTGTTGCCTCAATTGGACATGATCGGCCGCTATCGCTACCGCGGACTCGACAAAAACTGGATCGGCGATGATTCGGCGTTTCGGGACCTCGGCAGCGGAAACTTTCAAGAATGGGAAGCCGGGTTCGAACTGTCCTTGCCCGTCGGATTTCGTCAGGCGCATGCGGCGGTGCAAAATGCCAGGCTGCATTTGGCACGAGAACAGGCCGTGCTGACCGAACAATCGCGGCGCGTAACCCATGACCTGGCGGCGATGGTCGCCGAAGCGGATCGCGCGTTCCAGCAAACCCAAACGAACATGAACCGCTTTCTCGCTGCAGCCGATGCTGTCGAAGCACTCGAAGCAAACCGCCGCGCTGGCCTTCCGGTGAACCTGGAACAATTATTAGATGCCCAACGCCGGCTTAGCGATGCCCAAACCCTCTACTTCACGGCGAAGACCGAATACGCAATCGCGTTGAAAAACATCGAATTCGAAAAAGGCTCGCTGTTGCGAAGCAGTCGGCTGTATCTCGCGAGCAACCAATAG
- a CDS encoding efflux RND transporter periplasmic adaptor subunit — MQPMNPAENLLPHPHVERFFAQVDRVCSQPDVSSTLFFELIEVLVEEGIATAAALWCRELEELSLLARSPNGQSELPHPLPEVLQQVAAGTSASFPCAIPDASKSATAGTRIVANYCGGPESFLVVDAAVEPDASPAVIRQRQEILEGFAEIVGNRWVRHRFETLSQRPTATDPSQAFLDLIVDASSSDEALRSLAAVLLDATSADRVSLLQYQAGASRLLAMAPAGNIDHRALVVRRMAGLVTKLAQGSGTLSYAMGMPCPFAEDETLVQFVDESECRQVDVQLDLPRLQSHPTAIVLERFTVDRTTTPRDRGIASQALPVLRHLVDRQERGWRKFLRPVRHASPARSMAVGAMVCCVALMGLLWIPGDLWISVDGQLHPVASRGLFAPSDGVIDAMYVAHGAAVTEGARLLSIRDPELELRASELEGQIATLQSQLASAQAARSQGARDAERRRGGELSAQEQDLEIQLVGLQRQRDVLLDHRKQLDITSPLSGTVQRWDLQQELRDRPVTHGQHLMDVIDANSAWELRLDVPDGLIGYVIRARHGDPLDVRFRIRSEPGQVMSAVVQEIAESSQIDPQGRTTVLVTAAIDDGVLHDPRIGAGVVARIDCGRRSLAFIWFRELIEFCQSHFYF; from the coding sequence ATGCAACCTATGAATCCAGCCGAAAACTTGCTGCCGCATCCGCACGTGGAGCGGTTCTTTGCGCAGGTCGATCGCGTTTGCAGTCAGCCTGACGTTAGCAGCACCCTGTTCTTTGAACTGATCGAAGTGTTGGTCGAGGAGGGGATCGCAACCGCCGCGGCGCTGTGGTGTCGCGAGCTGGAGGAACTCTCTTTGCTGGCGCGTTCACCAAACGGGCAGAGCGAATTACCCCATCCCCTGCCCGAAGTTTTGCAACAAGTCGCCGCCGGCACGTCGGCATCGTTCCCTTGCGCGATACCCGACGCCAGCAAATCGGCGACTGCCGGGACGCGCATCGTCGCCAACTATTGCGGCGGCCCCGAAAGTTTTTTGGTTGTCGATGCTGCGGTCGAACCCGACGCGTCTCCGGCTGTGATCCGCCAACGTCAGGAGATCCTTGAAGGCTTTGCCGAAATCGTGGGTAATCGATGGGTTCGCCATCGGTTTGAAACCCTTTCCCAGCGGCCAACGGCGACCGATCCCAGTCAAGCCTTCCTCGATCTGATCGTGGATGCGTCGTCCTCGGATGAAGCCTTGCGTTCGTTGGCCGCAGTGCTGTTGGACGCGACCAGCGCCGACCGTGTCAGCCTGTTGCAGTATCAAGCGGGCGCATCGCGTTTGTTGGCAATGGCACCGGCCGGTAACATCGACCATCGCGCTCTCGTTGTCCGTCGCATGGCGGGGTTGGTCACCAAATTAGCGCAAGGCAGCGGAACGCTTTCGTATGCGATGGGCATGCCCTGCCCCTTCGCCGAAGATGAAACCCTCGTGCAATTCGTCGACGAATCGGAGTGTCGACAGGTGGACGTTCAATTGGATCTCCCACGATTGCAGTCCCATCCCACGGCGATCGTGCTGGAACGATTTACCGTTGATCGCACGACCACACCGCGGGATCGCGGTATCGCAAGCCAGGCTTTGCCGGTGCTGAGGCATTTGGTCGATCGACAGGAACGCGGTTGGAGGAAGTTTTTGCGGCCGGTCCGCCACGCTTCGCCAGCGCGCTCCATGGCGGTAGGGGCGATGGTCTGTTGCGTTGCGTTGATGGGGCTTCTATGGATTCCCGGCGACTTGTGGATTTCGGTTGATGGACAGCTGCATCCGGTCGCTTCTCGAGGTCTCTTTGCTCCCAGCGATGGCGTGATCGACGCGATGTACGTGGCGCATGGGGCTGCGGTGACCGAAGGGGCGCGGTTGCTGTCGATTCGCGATCCGGAATTGGAATTGCGTGCCAGTGAACTGGAGGGGCAGATCGCAACGTTGCAGTCGCAACTGGCTTCGGCGCAGGCGGCTCGCAGCCAAGGGGCTCGCGACGCGGAACGTCGGCGCGGTGGAGAGCTTTCGGCGCAAGAACAGGATCTCGAAATTCAGCTTGTCGGTTTGCAGCGACAACGCGACGTGCTGCTCGACCATCGCAAGCAGCTTGACATCACAAGTCCTTTGTCCGGCACGGTGCAGCGTTGGGACTTGCAGCAAGAACTGCGAGACCGTCCCGTCACCCATGGGCAGCACTTGATGGATGTCATCGATGCGAATTCGGCATGGGAATTGAGGCTGGATGTTCCCGATGGCTTGATCGGATATGTGATCCGAGCCCGGCATGGTGATCCGTTGGATGTTCGGTTTCGGATTCGCAGCGAGCCCGGTCAAGTGATGTCGGCGGTGGTTCAGGAGATTGCCGAATCATCGCAGATCGATCCGCAGGGACGCACCACGGTGTTGGTGACCGCAGCGATCGATGACGGTGTGCTGCATGATCCGCGGATCGGCGCGGGAGTGGTCGCGCGCATCGATTGCGGTCGGCGATCGTTGGCATTTATCTGGTTCCGCGAGCTGATCGAATTTTGTCAAAGCCATTTTTACTTTTAA
- a CDS encoding HlyD family secretion protein, which produces MVSFHRRSLAFLVLAATASSSMLAGEPLFLERVFVKRIADVELAAPKAGLLAEISVAEGASVVKDQPLATLDDRNANIDLQRAKIEYEVALQEVNNRGEIQLAEKRLEVARQANKQYAIENDAAHRLAENRLAVEAAEKSSAVAKNELERARRAHDVFADSVSESEIEGLSLAFQQAELESQQAEFQRQQELLAAAASDESLQSHRLSTEQLMIELQQAKTELQLAQLNADLYQNSLEAARLNLDQHRVQAPFAGIVVERFRQQGEWVKQGDPILRLLRLDRMRVEGFLPTRWLHGNLVGCQAEIHVDGFGKQSLVFQGQVSFVSPEVDAVNNEVAIWAEFDNPKHQAWPGMQGTMTIHLPEVLEDPEDQADGATTEP; this is translated from the coding sequence ATGGTCTCATTCCATCGAAGGTCTTTGGCCTTCTTGGTTCTGGCAGCGACCGCGTCGTCATCGATGCTGGCTGGAGAACCTTTGTTTCTCGAGCGGGTGTTTGTGAAACGCATTGCCGACGTCGAACTGGCCGCTCCTAAAGCGGGCCTGTTGGCGGAGATTTCCGTCGCAGAGGGGGCTTCGGTTGTCAAGGATCAACCGTTGGCTACGTTGGACGATCGAAATGCCAACATCGATTTGCAGCGCGCCAAGATCGAGTATGAAGTCGCGTTGCAGGAGGTGAACAATCGTGGCGAAATCCAATTGGCCGAGAAGCGGTTGGAAGTGGCACGACAAGCGAACAAACAATACGCGATCGAAAACGACGCTGCCCATCGGTTAGCCGAAAACCGATTGGCGGTGGAAGCTGCTGAAAAGTCGAGTGCGGTTGCAAAAAACGAACTGGAACGCGCGCGGCGCGCACACGATGTGTTTGCCGATAGCGTATCGGAGTCGGAAATCGAAGGCTTGTCGCTGGCCTTTCAGCAGGCGGAACTTGAATCGCAACAGGCCGAGTTTCAGCGTCAGCAAGAGCTGCTGGCTGCGGCTGCGTCGGACGAATCGCTGCAGTCGCATCGGTTGTCGACCGAGCAATTGATGATCGAATTGCAGCAAGCAAAAACCGAACTGCAACTGGCACAATTGAATGCCGACCTGTACCAAAACTCGCTCGAAGCGGCACGCCTGAATTTGGACCAGCATCGTGTTCAAGCTCCGTTTGCCGGGATCGTTGTCGAACGGTTTCGTCAACAGGGAGAATGGGTCAAGCAAGGCGATCCAATCTTGCGTCTGTTGCGGTTGGATCGCATGCGTGTCGAAGGGTTCCTGCCCACGCGATGGCTTCACGGGAATTTGGTGGGATGCCAAGCCGAGATCCATGTCGATGGCTTTGGCAAGCAATCGCTGGTGTTTCAAGGCCAGGTCTCGTTTGTCTCCCCCGAAGTCGATGCGGTGAACAACGAAGTGGCGATCTGGGCTGAATTCGACAACCCGAAACATCAGGCGTGGCCCGGGATGCAGGGGACGATGACGATCCATCTGCCCGAGGTTTTGGAGGACCCCGAGGACCAAGCCGATGGAGCGACAACCGAACCGTGA